A genomic region of Bernardetia sp. ABR2-2B contains the following coding sequences:
- a CDS encoding porin family protein — MNVIKSAVFAILFLFVFTHIEAQVQFGVKAGLNINNIGIISEDDESDTKMLFRYHVGATTNYDINEALSLQPSLLFSIKGFSLNESEKDEFSEFTQKGYASLYYLEVPINLAYKINNFQIYAGPYTAFGIGGRGKSETTTKLNFGGLVSEETTTDEATYTPYYREVTQDDDLEDDETPYNGFDYGLNAGVGYKLNNLLFNVGYSYGLGNWFARTEGNDDFRKDNKIQNRVISLSVSYFFGE; from the coding sequence ATGAATGTTATCAAAAGTGCTGTTTTTGCTATTTTATTTTTATTTGTGTTTACTCACATAGAAGCTCAAGTTCAGTTTGGAGTTAAAGCAGGTTTGAATATCAATAATATTGGTATTATTTCTGAAGATGATGAATCAGATACAAAAATGTTATTTCGTTATCATGTGGGTGCTACTACTAACTATGATATAAATGAGGCTTTGAGTTTACAACCTAGTTTATTATTTAGTATAAAGGGTTTTAGTCTCAATGAATCTGAAAAAGATGAATTTTCAGAGTTCACACAGAAAGGTTATGCTAGTCTTTATTATTTAGAAGTTCCTATTAATTTAGCATATAAAATTAATAACTTTCAAATATATGCAGGACCTTATACAGCTTTCGGAATAGGAGGAAGAGGTAAATCAGAAACAACTACAAAACTTAACTTTGGTGGTTTAGTTTCAGAAGAAACTACAACAGATGAAGCTACCTATACACCTTACTACCGAGAGGTTACTCAAGATGATGATCTTGAAGACGATGAAACTCCATACAATGGCTTTGATTATGGTTTGAATGCTGGAGTTGGCTATAAATTAAACAATCTTCTTTTTAATGTTGGCTATTCCTATGGATTAGGAAACTGGTTCGCTAGAACAGAAGGAAATGATGATTTTAGAAAAGATAATAAAATTCAGAATCGTGTAATCAGTCTTTCAGTAAGCTACTTCTTTGGGGAATAG
- a CDS encoding nucleoside transporter C-terminal domain-containing protein, whose amino-acid sequence MDYLRGLLGMLVLLSVAYAFSSNRKAINWKLVGIGLLLQVIFGILITQVPQVAQIFRSVSEGFVKFLSFANDGAKFLFSDLADVPKSGFIFAFQVLPTVIFFSAVTTGLYYLGILQKLSYGIAWLMAKTMGLSGAESLSAAGNIFLGQTEAPLLVRPFIAKMTTSELMCLMTGGMATIAGSVLGSYVAFLGGADLVKQAEVAAQLLSASIMNAPAGIVFAKMLIPETKPELIDSELKVNKETLGANVIDALAIGAGEGLKLALNIGAMLLAFIAVIALLNYMLEVVGDWTTLNAIIAESTNGVFNKLSMEYILGQVFRVAAFVIGVEWADTLQVGSLLGQKTVINEFVAYVSLADLQEKGLISAKSITIATFALCGFSNFSSIAIQIGGIGAMAPNQQANLSRLGLKALLAATLACMMTATIAGALLS is encoded by the coding sequence ATGGATTATTTGAGAGGATTGTTAGGAATGTTAGTTTTACTAAGTGTGGCGTATGCGTTTTCTAGTAATCGAAAGGCTATAAACTGGAAACTAGTCGGAATCGGACTTCTCTTACAAGTAATTTTTGGAATATTAATTACTCAAGTTCCTCAAGTAGCACAGATATTCCGTTCTGTAAGTGAAGGCTTCGTAAAGTTTTTGAGCTTTGCTAATGACGGAGCAAAATTTCTCTTTAGTGATTTGGCTGATGTTCCCAAAAGTGGTTTTATTTTCGCTTTTCAAGTCTTGCCTACAGTTATTTTCTTTTCTGCCGTAACCACAGGGTTATATTATTTAGGAATTTTACAAAAACTATCTTACGGAATTGCTTGGCTGATGGCAAAGACAATGGGTTTATCTGGTGCAGAAAGTCTTTCAGCAGCAGGAAATATTTTCCTAGGACAAACAGAAGCTCCTCTTTTAGTGCGTCCTTTTATTGCCAAAATGACTACTTCCGAACTTATGTGTTTGATGACTGGAGGAATGGCAACGATTGCAGGAAGTGTTTTGGGAAGTTATGTTGCTTTCCTTGGTGGAGCAGATTTAGTAAAACAAGCTGAAGTAGCTGCTCAACTTCTTAGTGCATCGATTATGAATGCACCAGCAGGAATTGTATTTGCTAAAATGCTCATTCCAGAAACAAAACCAGAACTCATTGATTCAGAATTAAAGGTAAATAAAGAAACATTAGGGGCAAATGTTATCGATGCTTTGGCAATTGGAGCAGGAGAAGGATTAAAACTAGCCCTAAATATTGGTGCAATGCTTTTGGCTTTTATTGCCGTTATCGCACTTCTAAATTATATGCTTGAAGTTGTTGGGGATTGGACAACCCTAAATGCAATTATTGCAGAAAGTACTAATGGAGTTTTCAATAAACTTTCAATGGAGTATATTTTAGGACAAGTATTTCGTGTGGCAGCCTTTGTCATTGGTGTAGAATGGGCTGATACACTTCAAGTAGGAAGTCTTTTAGGACAAAAAACAGTTATTAATGAATTTGTAGCCTATGTAAGCTTGGCAGACCTTCAAGAAAAAGGATTGATTTCAGCTAAATCAATCACAATTGCTACTTTTGCGCTCTGTGGTTTTTCTAATTTTAGCTCTATTGCTATTCAGATTGGAGGAATTGGAGCAATGGCACCTAATCAACAAGCTAATCTTTCTCGTCTTGGGTTGAAAGCCTTACTTGCTGCGACACTTGCTTGTATGATGACGGCTACTATTGCAGGTGCTTTATTGTCGTAA
- a CDS encoding serine hydrolase domain-containing protein — translation MKSQTCIIAFVFLFFQSLYVLGQNNFIEKPYQKIDSLFNSLYPSNKTGAAFAIIENGQTTYKNAKGLSNIEHQISITDSTMFHIASVSKQFTTFLALLLEKEGKLSFADDIRTHLPELKHLPNKITIKELTNHTHGLPNIHELMNLKGAYPEGQMTHKEVVKFLLKTKQTNFEPKEKYEYNNTGYILLAEIIERVGQKPFKEQLEEKIFLPLGMNASKAIDDVNILIKNKANSYRFVGNSYEKHPLHLGTIGSSGINTTINDLILWAKNYQSPKVGSREFYNKMEQATYLKSGKKINYGLGLQFGKYKGLDIVFHGGGDVAYRSYILHVPKHKLSIVILANTNDFSPLDMVHQTLDILLKDEIQEDKTSKTIITNEQLEKYEGTYEFYPSIYFTILAQNDTLFFQSYGTKEQNPLPSINKNTFEFPYLPHSKFTFYEDRFDFHIADFTYECKKITIPTFDAKDVKLEDFTGIFRNEEYAIDFKLVVENNHLVVRRAFDSIELKPFAINSFYSPQLGKLDFVYDENDKIITFKISGQNFKSVVFKKQ, via the coding sequence ATGAAATCTCAAACCTGTATTATCGCTTTCGTATTTTTATTTTTTCAGTCTCTCTATGTTTTAGGACAAAATAATTTTATAGAAAAACCCTATCAAAAAATTGATTCTTTATTTAATTCTCTTTATCCATCCAATAAAACAGGTGCTGCTTTTGCCATCATCGAAAACGGACAGACAACCTACAAAAACGCCAAAGGATTATCCAATATAGAACATCAAATTTCTATTACTGATTCTACAATGTTTCATATTGCCTCTGTTTCTAAACAGTTTACTACTTTTTTGGCTCTCTTATTAGAAAAAGAAGGTAAATTATCTTTCGCAGACGACATCAGAACTCACTTGCCAGAATTGAAACACTTACCCAATAAAATTACTATAAAAGAGCTAACAAATCATACGCATGGTCTGCCCAACATACACGAACTGATGAATTTGAAAGGCGCATATCCAGAAGGTCAGATGACGCATAAAGAAGTTGTGAAGTTTTTATTAAAGACTAAACAAACTAATTTTGAACCGAAGGAAAAATACGAATACAATAACACAGGCTACATTTTATTAGCTGAAATTATAGAAAGAGTGGGTCAAAAGCCTTTCAAAGAGCAGTTAGAAGAAAAAATATTTTTACCTCTCGGAATGAATGCTTCTAAAGCGATTGATGATGTTAATATTTTGATAAAAAATAAAGCAAATTCTTATAGATTTGTAGGTAATAGTTACGAAAAACATCCTTTACATCTTGGAACAATAGGTTCGTCTGGAATTAATACTACAATCAATGATTTGATTTTATGGGCAAAAAATTATCAATCTCCTAAGGTGGGAAGCAGAGAGTTTTATAATAAAATGGAACAAGCTACTTATTTAAAGTCTGGAAAGAAAATTAATTACGGACTGGGACTGCAATTTGGAAAGTATAAAGGATTAGATATTGTCTTTCATGGAGGAGGAGATGTAGCCTACCGTTCTTATATTTTGCATGTTCCAAAACATAAGTTATCTATTGTAATTTTGGCAAATACTAATGATTTTTCGCCTTTAGATATGGTTCATCAAACACTTGACATTTTATTAAAAGATGAAATACAAGAAGACAAAACCTCAAAAACAATAATTACTAATGAACAACTAGAAAAATATGAAGGAACATATGAGTTTTACCCTAGTATATATTTTACTATCCTAGCTCAAAATGATACATTATTTTTTCAATCGTATGGAACTAAAGAACAAAATCCTCTTCCTTCAATAAATAAAAACACGTTTGAGTTTCCCTATCTACCTCATTCTAAGTTTACTTTCTATGAAGATAGATTTGATTTTCATATTGCAGATTTTACTTATGAATGCAAGAAAATAACTATTCCTACTTTTGATGCAAAAGATGTAAAGTTAGAAGACTTTACTGGAATATTTAGAAATGAAGAATATGCTATTGATTTTAAATTAGTTGTAGAAAACAATCATTTAGTTGTAAGAAGAGCCTTTGATAGTATTGAATTGAAGCCTTTTGCAATAAATAGTTTTTATTCCCCACAATTAGGAAAACTAGATTTTGTCTATGATGAGAATGATAAAATAATAACATTTAAAATATCAGGACAAAATTTTAAAAGTGTAGTGTTTAAAAAGCAATAG
- a CDS encoding helix-turn-helix domain-containing protein yields the protein MILLIELINDIGKIVVFLMLLLSVFLITAKSKKKTSNYLFAAFLLVTTLDLSGLFLSISNPILQSSRVASVLLQMPFYYFYVQSVCYFNFKLESKHFLHTLPFFVFSIFLIATSISEMSYIIYKITAQIQYYSYIIAVFFTLYRFKKLYQENYSTNHQNTYKWLLQVTILFLIGNSFVQLRNFVSSEQNKIVLTSLILLSSLFALFIICWFVLKALYNPSLFVGVDKNLSASSIQSKQQIDAQTQSSLQQLTDYMKNEKPYLDPELSLQKLAIAINLSEKQLSGLINQHIGKHFFDYINEFRINDAKRLLKQQPNLTVLEILYEVGFNSKSSFYTAFKKETNQTPTKYRKSVS from the coding sequence TTGATACTCCTCATCGAACTAATAAACGACATTGGAAAAATTGTCGTTTTTCTGATGCTCTTACTCTCCGTTTTTCTGATTACTGCAAAGTCAAAGAAGAAAACTTCAAATTATTTATTTGCAGCCTTTCTGCTCGTTACTACTCTTGATTTATCGGGTCTATTTCTGTCCATTTCAAATCCAATACTGCAAAGTAGTAGAGTTGCTTCTGTTTTGCTCCAGATGCCTTTTTACTATTTTTATGTGCAATCAGTCTGTTATTTCAATTTTAAACTAGAATCAAAGCACTTTCTACATACGCTTCCATTTTTTGTTTTTTCTATATTTTTGATAGCCACTTCTATTTCAGAAATGAGTTATATAATTTATAAAATTACTGCTCAAATTCAGTATTATAGTTATATTATTGCTGTGTTTTTTACTTTGTATCGCTTTAAGAAATTATATCAAGAAAATTATTCTACTAATCATCAAAACACCTACAAATGGCTTTTGCAAGTAACTATTTTGTTTCTGATTGGAAATAGTTTTGTCCAGCTTCGGAATTTTGTATCCTCCGAACAAAATAAAATCGTACTTACAAGCCTAATTTTATTGAGTAGTCTTTTTGCTTTATTTATTATCTGTTGGTTTGTTTTGAAGGCTCTTTACAATCCAAGTTTGTTTGTTGGCGTGGATAAAAACTTATCTGCCTCTTCTATTCAATCTAAACAACAAATAGATGCTCAAACTCAGTCAAGCCTCCAACAGCTTACCGATTATATGAAGAATGAGAAACCGTATTTAGATCCTGAACTTAGTTTACAAAAACTGGCAATAGCAATAAATCTTTCTGAAAAACAACTTTCTGGACTTATCAATCAACACATCGGAAAGCATTTTTTTGATTACATCAATGAGTTTAGAATCAACGATGCCAAACGATTATTGAAGCAGCAACCCAACCTAACCGTCTTAGAAATACTTTATGAAGTAGGTTTTAATTCAAAGTCTTCTTTCTATACAGCCTTTAAAAAAGAAACCAACCAAACACCCACAAAATACAGAAAATCAGTAAGTTAA
- a CDS encoding DUF3592 domain-containing protein has protein sequence MILRYFFILMFSCVTIYLSFKVVSTQPRNTITQGVVKTFEKSVGGKASYSIEFLDAEGERFVIDNVVQSNINIPSFRKGDKVEVAYNKQEPQEGRLNDISEKYADETYAFLFFLFTIFAIVGAIKARKINAEEKIRKKKEQDELYIP, from the coding sequence TGATTTTACGCTATTTTTTTATTTTGATGTTCAGTTGCGTTACAATATACTTATCATTCAAAGTAGTAAGTACACAACCTAGAAATACAATAACACAAGGTGTAGTTAAAACCTTTGAAAAATCAGTAGGTGGTAAGGCTAGTTATTCAATAGAGTTTCTAGATGCAGAAGGAGAGAGATTTGTGATAGATAATGTAGTACAAAGCAATATTAATATTCCAAGTTTCAGAAAAGGCGATAAGGTAGAAGTTGCATATAATAAGCAAGAACCACAGGAAGGAAGACTAAATGATATTTCAGAAAAATATGCTGATGAAACATATGCCTTCTTGTTTTTTTTATTCACTATTTTTGCTATTGTAGGAGCTATAAAAGCTCGTAAAATAAATGCTGAAGAGAAAATTCGTAAGAAGAAGGAACAAGACGAATTGTATATACCATAA